Proteins encoded together in one Staphylococcus aureus window:
- a CDS encoding MarR family winged helix-turn-helix transcriptional regulator: MKREVILKLQQFIIERENADKRRQYKKENEELDLSLTQFHIIELIDNNDKVNNKFLSEMLNVSKPAITKSIKKLLAKDLVVESHNEFNKREVNYSLTQKGKKLSYIHDELHEKSVKKYEEVLKVFDDDEMAVIIEFLNRSIEELKKEDGLND, encoded by the coding sequence ATGAAGAGAGAAGTTATTTTAAAATTACAACAATTTATTATAGAAAGAGAAAATGCCGATAAAAGAAGACAGTATAAAAAGGAAAATGAGGAACTAGATTTATCTCTAACACAATTTCATATCATAGAGTTGATTGATAATAATGATAAAGTGAATAATAAATTTTTGTCTGAAATGTTAAATGTATCAAAACCAGCAATTACTAAATCGATAAAAAAACTTTTAGCGAAAGACTTAGTAGTTGAATCGCACAATGAATTTAACAAAAGAGAAGTTAATTATTCATTAACACAAAAAGGAAAAAAATTATCTTATATACATGATGAATTACATGAAAAATCGGTAAAAAAATATGAAGAGGTACTTAAAGTCTTTGATGATGATGAAATGGCAGTTATTATAGAGTTTTTAAACCGTAGTATAGAAGAATTAAAAAAAGAAGATGGTTTAAATGATTAA
- a CDS encoding DUF2188 domain-containing protein — MPFTMKGYPEKWKEFEVIKRQKAIEIANAMLKEGYLEKDVVPIAAKKAKDWYRALSKEEIKALEEENFVQFHTATMEKTEVDSEYATTDNEEHIQEQSNQDKSYFDSESIGNQSGGVRQREPLMDGPHPKVVESFKDV, encoded by the coding sequence ATGCCCTTTACAATGAAAGGTTACCCCGAAAAATGGAAAGAATTTGAAGTAATTAAACGGCAAAAAGCGATAGAAATTGCGAATGCAATGTTAAAAGAAGGATATCTTGAAAAAGATGTTGTTCCTATTGCGGCGAAAAAAGCGAAAGATTGGTATCGAGCGTTATCGAAAGAAGAAATCAAAGCATTAGAAGAAGAGAACTTCGTACAATTCCATACAGCAACAATGGAAAAAACAGAGGTGGATAGTGAATATGCAACAACTGATAATGAAGAACATATTCAAGAACAATCAAATCAAGATAAATCGTACTTTGATAGCGAATCAATTGGCAACCAAAGTGGTGGCGTTCGACAAAGAGAACCGCTTATGGATGGTCCACATCCAAAAGTTGTGGAATCATTTAAAGACGTATAA
- a CDS encoding DedA family protein, whose protein sequence is MEQIITEFISRFGYAAIFILILLENVLPIVPSEIILTFAGLMSVKSHLSILTLFIIATIASFIGLLILYYICRLISEERLYRFIDRHGKWIKLKSKDLKRANDWFKKYGVWAVFICRFIPVLRVLITIPAGVNRMNVVTFTVISLIGTTIWNFGLILLGRTLSDSFGMLMTGLHTYSRIMYVVIIIAVIYFAIRYIGKRKRVK, encoded by the coding sequence ATGGAACAAATTATCACTGAATTTATTAGCCGTTTTGGGTATGCAGCCATTTTTATATTAATTTTATTAGAAAATGTACTACCTATCGTACCATCGGAAATTATTCTGACATTTGCTGGTCTTATGTCTGTTAAATCACATTTATCAATTTTAACTTTATTTATTATTGCAACTATCGCATCGTTTATAGGGCTGTTAATTTTATATTATATCTGCCGTTTGATTTCAGAAGAACGTCTATATCGTTTTATTGATCGACACGGTAAGTGGATTAAATTGAAAAGTAAGGATTTAAAGCGAGCAAATGATTGGTTTAAAAAGTATGGCGTATGGGCTGTATTTATCTGTCGTTTCATACCTGTATTACGTGTATTGATTACCATTCCAGCTGGTGTAAACCGCATGAATGTTGTGACATTTACCGTTATTTCATTAATAGGTACTACAATCTGGAATTTCGGTTTAATTTTACTAGGACGCACTTTGAGCGATAGCTTTGGTATGTTGATGACTGGTCTTCATACATATTCACGTATTATGTATGTTGTCATCATTATCGCAGTCATTTACTTTGCTATACGTTACATTGGCAAACGTAAGAGAGTAAAATAA
- a CDS encoding MFS transporter has translation MKEKRTNVRWMFALAFFFIGVIAYMDRANISYIAKQMMDDLGMTKPQFGLLASFFSLGYALMQVPSGMLAEKFGPRKMITIALVWWSAFTILTGMIKNHGLIYLVRFLFGVGEAPMYPSNAVFNSFWFSKNEKGRASSALLAGSYFGPVLAPIVTIAIVNAFNWQAVFYIFGAVGILMAVLWAIIAKDLPEQHRMVNEAEKRFIMENRDIVATEKSSPPWNDFFKRFSFYAIAIQYFVVQFIITLFLIWLPTYLTEVFHVNFKEMSISSLPWLLMFFLILSAGAISDRVLGLGRSKFVARGVIAIAGFIVFAVSIIFAVRTGNLYVSIFWLSLGLGGIGISMGMSWAAATDLGRNFSGTVSGWMNLWGNIGALISPLLAGLFVEHLGWTMTFQLLIVPAVIAVIMWFYVKPDQPLIVSDDKAIEK, from the coding sequence ATGAAGGAAAAACGAACTAACGTAAGGTGGATGTTCGCGCTTGCGTTCTTCTTTATTGGGGTTATTGCGTATATGGATAGAGCAAACATTTCATATATCGCTAAGCAAATGATGGATGATTTAGGGATGACAAAACCACAATTTGGTTTATTGGCATCATTCTTCTCTCTAGGTTATGCATTAATGCAAGTACCATCGGGGATGTTGGCTGAAAAATTCGGTCCACGTAAGATGATTACAATTGCATTAGTTTGGTGGAGTGCATTTACAATCTTAACGGGTATGATTAAGAACCACGGTTTAATTTATTTAGTGAGATTCTTATTTGGTGTAGGTGAGGCGCCAATGTACCCTTCTAATGCTGTGTTTAATTCATTTTGGTTCTCTAAAAATGAAAAAGGTAGAGCATCAAGTGCATTATTAGCAGGATCATATTTCGGACCTGTATTAGCACCAATAGTTACAATTGCTATTGTTAACGCATTTAACTGGCAAGCAGTATTTTACATTTTTGGTGCAGTAGGTATTTTAATGGCTGTATTATGGGCGATTATTGCCAAAGACTTACCTGAGCAACATAGAATGGTTAATGAAGCGGAGAAACGTTTCATTATGGAAAATCGTGATATCGTAGCTACTGAAAAGTCATCACCACCATGGAATGATTTCTTTAAACGTTTTAGCTTCTATGCAATTGCAATTCAATACTTTGTTGTACAATTTATCATTACATTATTCTTAATTTGGTTACCGACGTATTTAACAGAAGTATTCCACGTTAACTTTAAAGAAATGAGCATTAGTTCATTACCTTGGTTATTAATGTTCTTCTTAATCTTATCAGCAGGTGCAATTTCTGACCGTGTATTAGGATTAGGTCGTTCAAAATTCGTAGCTAGAGGTGTAATTGCAATTGCAGGATTTATTGTGTTTGCAGTTTCAATTATCTTTGCTGTACGCACAGGAAATTTATATGTAAGTATTTTCTGGTTATCACTAGGTCTTGGTGGTATCGGTATTTCAATGGGTATGAGTTGGGCTGCAGCAACTGACTTAGGACGTAACTTCTCTGGTACAGTATCAGGGTGGATGAACTTATGGGGTAATATAGGTGCATTAATCAGTCCGCTATTAGCAGGTCTATTCGTAGAACATTTGGGTTGGACAATGACATTCCAATTGTTAATCGTTCCAGCAGTAATCGCTGTGATTATGTGGTTCTATGTGAAACCAGATCAACCTTTAATTGTTAGTGATGATAAAGCAATAGAAAAATAA
- a CDS encoding MFS transporter — MINSNIRLYILGFLAFFASLIQNIYTPIIPRLYDDFQVPLFWINATVGGFIFIVAVMQIVLGRSIDSRDSKKVLLTGLGIVIISSFICAVTHNFILFAISRLFQAIGCGIIPLVTLTLLAKLSTDNGRAQAMANYQIFLSCAPALAPILGSTLGARWDYIGIFSFLLVISIVLFLIIFFIDIPNVEKGIVKLTEKIEEKYLTDKVFITLVTLGFLIFFTYFSILVYLPTLLNNTYDIGVGISGVLFLPITVSVILGSLFYKRFSKKYNEIMILRVTITGFAIFTLLFGWLNESNVIILSVIIFILGTCVGIVPALLSTIISKRFEHIKGKVLGVFNFVRYIGMTVGALLIGIISQPLVAFYFTTITIMLIVIFLYIKIVDFQLKYAK, encoded by the coding sequence ATGATTAATAGTAATATCAGATTATATATTCTAGGATTTTTAGCATTTTTCGCATCATTGATTCAAAACATATACACGCCTATTATTCCGAGACTATATGACGATTTTCAAGTACCACTATTTTGGATAAATGCGACAGTTGGCGGTTTTATATTTATCGTTGCAGTTATGCAAATTGTACTTGGTAGAAGTATAGATTCTCGTGATTCGAAAAAAGTACTTTTAACGGGATTGGGAATAGTAATCATATCTAGCTTTATTTGTGCAGTGACACATAACTTTATATTATTTGCTATATCAAGGTTATTTCAAGCAATTGGTTGCGGAATTATTCCTCTCGTGACTTTAACTTTATTAGCCAAACTAAGTACAGATAATGGTAGAGCTCAAGCTATGGCGAACTATCAAATATTTTTATCATGTGCACCAGCTTTGGCACCAATCTTAGGGAGTACTTTAGGTGCAAGATGGGATTATATTGGTATTTTTAGTTTTTTGCTCGTTATATCTATCGTATTATTTTTGATTATCTTTTTTATTGATATTCCAAATGTTGAAAAAGGGATTGTAAAATTAACTGAAAAAATTGAAGAAAAATATTTGACCGATAAAGTGTTTATTACTTTAGTGACATTGGGATTTTTAATATTTTTTACGTACTTTTCAATATTAGTTTATTTACCAACATTATTAAATAATACCTATGATATAGGCGTTGGAATATCAGGAGTTTTGTTTTTACCTATTACTGTTAGTGTTATATTAGGAAGTTTATTTTATAAGCGATTTTCAAAAAAATATAATGAAATAATGATACTTCGTGTTACTATAACTGGATTTGCTATATTTACGTTATTGTTTGGATGGTTAAACGAATCAAATGTAATTATATTATCAGTAATTATATTTATATTAGGTACTTGTGTTGGTATTGTGCCAGCTTTGCTGTCTACTATAATTTCTAAAAGGTTTGAACATATAAAAGGGAAAGTGCTAGGTGTATTTAATTTTGTGAGATATATTGGAATGACTGTCGGTGCATTATTAATTGGTATCATTTCTCAGCCGTTGGTAGCCTTTTACTTCACAACTATAACTATCATGTTAATAGTAATATTTCTTTATATAAAGATAGTTGACTTTCAGCTAAAGTATGCCAAATAA
- a CDS encoding FUSC family protein: MIIPAIIGYLCGNFQFGLLVATGTLAHIYVFKGPSRSKLRTVIICNLAFAICMMLGTLTAKTPLVFGMTLLIVTVIPFYIFTALKIAGPSSTFFIVTFSLPINLPIAPEEALYRGFAILVGGILATMMVLITIVFSKNKAEEQAIQNDFKLISKLLHTYNDKSAFLQVAKTAVDSFKASDKLLITSTSSNDKLSRRFQKLLLLHTSAQGIYSELLELNAKQIRPLPDELIEMMDHIIAQLDNSEENVRYWRKEVTVTEEFQNLFNHILKIDEMVHANEARIAYEADMRKPLYSKRIYQNLTLDSIVFRNTLRYTAIMMIAIFIALMFDFEKAYWIPLSAHTILLGTSTIHAIERGMARGLGTILGVLVLSVILLFSIPTPVAVILMGIAALFTEALVGANYAIAVVFITIQVILMNGLASQNLTINIAFPRVIDVAMGIVIAIIGLFVLGQRTASALLPNVMAEVVRKEATLFHYLFSENQYKDDVYQKNTAMNLSVKLNNMTQVYNAANGELFSDKTLIQNYYPSLFALEEISFMLNRAMANEDRLTINEQLMGEYLAIFENIAKHFELNTELEIKILPDLPQYNYIQSAMMNIQHNGFRERDKNV, encoded by the coding sequence ATGATTATTCCTGCAATAATCGGTTACTTATGTGGTAATTTCCAATTTGGATTATTAGTTGCAACCGGAACACTAGCCCATATTTATGTTTTTAAAGGTCCGTCGCGATCTAAGCTGCGAACTGTAATAATTTGTAATTTAGCGTTTGCAATATGTATGATGCTTGGTACGCTAACAGCCAAAACGCCACTCGTTTTTGGAATGACATTATTAATTGTTACGGTTATACCATTTTATATATTTACTGCCTTAAAAATAGCTGGACCGTCATCGACATTCTTCATTGTGACATTCAGTCTACCCATTAACTTACCTATAGCTCCCGAAGAAGCATTATATAGAGGCTTTGCGATTTTAGTAGGCGGTATACTTGCCACTATGATGGTGTTAATCACGATCGTATTTTCTAAAAACAAAGCTGAAGAACAAGCAATTCAAAATGATTTTAAACTCATATCTAAGTTGTTACACACTTATAATGATAAATCTGCTTTTTTACAAGTAGCAAAAACAGCGGTGGATAGTTTTAAAGCATCTGATAAATTATTAATCACTTCTACTTCAAGTAACGATAAATTAAGTAGACGTTTCCAAAAATTATTATTATTACACACATCTGCCCAAGGGATTTATTCTGAACTGTTAGAGTTGAACGCTAAACAAATTCGACCATTGCCAGATGAGTTAATTGAAATGATGGATCATATCATTGCACAACTAGATAATAGTGAGGAAAATGTAAGATATTGGCGAAAAGAAGTGACAGTAACAGAGGAATTTCAAAATTTATTCAACCATATATTGAAAATTGATGAAATGGTGCATGCAAATGAAGCGCGTATTGCGTATGAAGCAGACATGCGAAAACCTTTATATAGTAAACGCATTTATCAAAATTTAACATTAGACTCTATTGTTTTTAGAAATACATTGAGATATACAGCGATTATGATGATAGCGATATTTATTGCGTTAATGTTTGATTTTGAAAAAGCATACTGGATACCGTTATCTGCACATACAATATTACTAGGAACATCAACTATACATGCAATCGAGAGAGGTATGGCACGAGGTTTAGGTACTATTTTAGGTGTGTTAGTACTTTCAGTCATATTGTTGTTTTCAATACCAACACCTGTTGCAGTAATTTTAATGGGCATTGCAGCATTGTTTACTGAAGCATTGGTGGGAGCAAATTATGCGATTGCAGTAGTTTTTATTACAATACAAGTTATTTTAATGAACGGATTAGCATCACAGAATTTAACAATTAACATTGCGTTTCCAAGAGTTATTGACGTTGCAATGGGTATTGTGATTGCAATCATAGGTTTATTTGTCCTTGGACAACGTACCGCATCCGCATTGCTTCCTAATGTAATGGCTGAAGTTGTTCGTAAAGAAGCAACGCTCTTTCATTATTTATTTTCTGAAAATCAATATAAAGATGATGTGTATCAGAAAAACACGGCTATGAACCTATCTGTGAAATTAAATAACATGACGCAAGTTTATAATGCAGCTAATGGTGAATTATTTAGTGATAAGACATTGATTCAAAATTATTATCCTAGCTTATTCGCATTAGAAGAAATTAGCTTTATGTTAAATAGAGCCATGGCTAATGAAGATAGACTTACAATAAATGAACAATTAATGGGCGAGTATTTAGCAATATTTGAAAACATCGCTAAGCATTTCGAATTAAATACAGAATTAGAAATAAAGATATTACCAGATTTACCACAGTATAATTATATTCAATCAGCAATGATGAATATTCAACACAATGGTTTTCGTGAGAGAGACAAGAACGTTTAA